TAATCAATCCAACGAAGCAAGAGATTCCAAAGAACATCAATTGTTTTTCGCCCAACTCCGCTTTCACACTATGAATGTTGATAATCGCAAACACACACAGCAGGATATATAATGTCATCCCCAATTTGTCAATACCTTCTGCCCACTTCATTATACTTTGGATTTTAGAGGTTTAACTTTGGAACTGTCTTTCTTTAATTTTTTGTCCTGAATTGCCTTCAGACTATCTTTAATTTTTTTCAACTGAATAGAATCTTTTGGCGGTTCTTTGTACCAGCCTTTTCGCTTCATATCGGCAACATACTGTCGTTTATACTCCGGCATAAAACTAGAGGTAATCATTTTCTTGTAGAGATGTTCTCTTTTCAGTTCTCCCGTGATATATTTTTCAGCAATCGTTGTACAAGCCGGACCAGCCCAAGTAGCACCAAATCCTGCGTGTTCCATTACAGCTGCAACCACAATTTTCGGTTTATCAGCCGGAGCAATCAATACAAAAATCGAATTATCTTTCCCTTGGGGAACCTGCGCCGTTCCTGTTTTTGCCAATTGGGTAAAATCTTTAGACATTAGACTTCTTCCCGTTCCTCTCAACATTACCGCTTCCATTCCTTGTAGAACGACATTGTAGAAATGAGGATTCTGAACCAAAGTCATATGCTTTTTCTTGAATCTTGGATCTGGATTTGGTTTTCCATCAATAGACTTAACAACGTGAGGCGTATAGTACCAACCCTTGTTTGCAATAGCAGCAACAAAATTGGCCATTTGCATTGGTGTTAAAAGCACATCGCCTTGTCCCATACCATTATATATAGCTCCGGTTGGCATCTCGTCCCAGTTTTTATAATCAGTCCGTTTAGAACCACTTGCTTTATAAATGGATTTCATTCTCTTTTCATAGAATTCTCCGGAAGGAATTCTACCTTTTGCTCCAACAGCCAAATCATTATTAAGGAATTCTCCAACACCAAAGCTATTGATGATCTTTTTCCATTCATCAACACCTTTTGATGGGTTTCCTGGGTATTTTTTTATGATTGAGATATAAGCATAAGTGAAATAACAGTTACTAGAAACCTGAATCGATGGAATCAGCGGGTCTGCTCCACCGTGGCCTTTGATGCTTTTCCCACGATAGAAAAATCCTCTTCCACAAGGGAAAATGGTTTTATCATCCATCACACCCATTTCCATTGCAGCCAAAGCGGTCAGTAGTTTGAAAGTAGATCCTGGAGGATAAGCCGCCTGAACGGAACGGTCAAACGTAGGTTTGTTTTCGAAAATCGTATCGTTGGCTAATCTATAGAGATTTCTTGATTTGTTTGGTCCGGTGAAAAGATTCGGGTCGATGTCTGGCCCGGTTGCCATTGTCAAGATTTCGCCATTATTTGGGTCAAGGGCTACAACTGCTCCGTGTTTATTAACCAACATTTCCTCCGCCATTCTCTGCAAATCGTAATCAATGGTTAAAGTTAAATCTTTTCCAGTTACAACTTCTTTGTCGAGCTCTCCGTTTTTATAAGAACCGATACTTCTTTGGCGAATATCTTTTTGGATATATTTCATTCCTTTTTCGCCTCGAAGTTCTTTTTCGTAAGCTTTCTCGATGCCGCTTTTTCCTACAATATCTCCAGGTAAATAATACAATGAATCTTTCTTAATATCATTATCATTCACCTGATTAGTATAACCCAAAAGGTTTCCTGAAGTATTGATTTCATATTGTCTTTGCGGACGAGGAACAATTGAAAACGCCGGATATTTGAAAATCAATTCCTGAATCCTTGCCATATCTTCACGACTTAGATTTTTCATAAAAGTCATTGGTGTCAGCTTAGAATAATATTTCTCTTTCTCAATATTTTTCATCGTTTTGATGAAATCGGGTTTGGAAATATTCAATAATTTGCAAAAACCAAGCGTATCGAAATCAGGTTTTAAAAGTGCTGCAGTGTATGAAATTTCAAATGCTGGTTGATTTCCTACAAGTATTTTTCCATTTCTATCAAAAATAACACCTCTTGGAGGAATGACATATTCAATTTTAATGGAAGTATTGGCTGCATTAAGCGCATATCTATCTGTGAATAGCTGCAAATAAGAAAGCCTTGCAATAAAAATTAATGCAATAATAGAAAGCGCTAGAATGATTCTGAGGTATTGTGATTTCATATGTATTTTTCAATCTTTTCAGAGGACATATGCAACCTCGGTTTCAAAGAGAGTATTTTTTGGTATTGGATAGACATGCTTTCGGTTCAGACTTTTTGTTTGATTTTAAATGCTAATGTATAGGCTAATATAAATACAAACGAGATTATACTGGTTACTATTACATTAAATAAAATTTCAAAAAATCTATCGAATTTAAAAAACTCGATGTACTGTACCAAAAATTGATGGATAAAAATACTGGTGATGATAAAAAATATGAACTGTGTCCACTGGATACTTTGGAAAGAAAAGAAATCCGTAGTCGTATCCGTTGATGTTCTGAATATGATTGTTCTAAAGTAAGCGATAACTGTCGTTGCAAAAGCATTGATGCCCCAAGTTCCCAAAAACGCATCCACACACAATCCTAAAAGAAAGCTCAATCCAAGAAATTGAAATTGATTTCGAAAAAACGGATAGAACATTACAAACACCGGGTAAAGTACAGGAATGTATTGCCCAAACAAAGCAATCCTGTTCAGGATGAAAACCTGAAAAGCTGTAAGTATTGCTATTAAAAGCAAATCTGATGCAATGTTTCTACTGACCATCTTTTTTAATTTGAGCCTTTAACGTATCATCTATTTTCTGAACCTCCGATTTTTTAAGATTTCTTACAACATAAACCGTACTCAGTTTTCCGATTTTCTCGCTAAGTTCTACAGAAACGTCCCAGAATCCTGTCTTGCTGTCAACCTGATAACCGGCAACTGTTCCCACCAAAATCCCTGCAGGAAAGATTGAAGATTTTCCGTCTGTTACAACCGTATCTCCAACTTTTAGCGGAACATATTTCGGGATATCAGAAAGCGTCATCGTTCTGGTATCATCTCCTTTCCAGGAAAGTGTCCCGAAATATCCTGACTTTTTAAGCGATGCGCTGATTTTGATTTTATTGGTACTCAAAACAGATTGAACCAAAGAATAATTATCTGTTGTATTGATAACGATTCCGGCAATTCCTCGAGGCGCAATAACACCCATTTTAGAACTTACGCCTTGCAGACGCCCTCTGTTAATTGTGAAATAATTATCTTTTCTGTTTATAGTATTGTAAACAACTTCGCCGTCAACAAAAGTATAAATCTGTCCGCCTCCGATTGTATCATAAACTCTTCGGAAAACAGGTTTATCCAACTTTTCTTTTCCGTAAAGTTCTTTCATCAAAGCTTTATTCTGAACAACAAGGTCTTCATTGATTTGTTTTAATTTCAAGTAAGAAGTTCCCTCATCGATATAACCGGAAACCCAAGAATTGAAAGCCGCCGTTTTTGCTGCCAGGAAACTTTGCTGCATAGCGTTTTTGCTGAATATCAGTACAATTGCAACCAATTGCAGGAATATGAAGAACACAAATAATGCATTCTTGGAAAAAAATCTCAGCAAAGCACCCATCTAAAAAAAGACCTCGAAAAAATTATTATTTGATAAGGAAATTGAATTTATCCATATTTTTAAGAGCAATCCCTGTTCCTCTTACAACCGCTCTCAATGGGTCTTCTGCCACGAAAACAGGAAGTCCGGTTTTTCTGTGAAGCCTGTCTGCCAAACCTCTCAAAAGAGCGCCACCACCAGCAAGATAAATTCCGGTTTTGTAGATATCCGCGGCCAATTCAGGAGGAGTTAAAGATAAAGTTTCCATAACTGCATCCTCGATTCTGATAATCGATTTATCCAGAGCTTTAGCAATTTCTTTATAATTAACCATAATCTCTTTTGGTTTCCCAGTAATCAAATCTCTACCTTGTACAGGTATATCATCAATTGGAACATCCAGCTCTTCAACAGCCGACCCAACTTCCAATTTGATTCTCTCAGCCGTTCTTTCTCCGATATATAAATTATGGTGCGTTCTTAAGTAATAAGCAATATCATTGGTGAAAACATCACCAGCAATTTTCACAGATTTATCACAAACAATTCCACCAAGTGCAACTACAGCAATCTCCGTTGTACCTCCACCTATATCGATAATCATATTACCTTCTGGTTTTTGAACATCAATCCCAACTCCTATTGCAGCAGCCATTGGTTCATAAATCAAACGGACTTCTTTCGCATTCACTTTTTGAGCAGAATCTCTTACCGCTCTTTTCTCAACTTCAGTAATACCTGAAGGAATACAAATCACGATTCTAAGTGCCGGTTGGAAAAGTTTCCCTTTGATGCCCGGAATTTGTTTGATAAATTCCTTAATCATATGTTCTGAAGCGTGGAAATCTGCAATAACCCCATCCTTCAAAGGACGAACAGTTTTGATATCCTCGTGAGTCTTCCCTTGCATATGTTTTGCTTGCTCCCCAACGGCAATCGGCTTACCAGAAGAACGCTCTATCGCAACGATAGAAGGCTGATCCACAACGATTTTGTTATTGTGAATAATAAGCGTGTTCGCAGTCCCTAAGTCAATCGCAATTTCTTGCGTAAACATATCCAATATACCCATTTTGTTCAGTCATTATTAAGTTTACAAAGATATAAATTTAGACTTATTCTCTGTCCTGATTTCAAAATAATTTGGTTAAAATTTCCTTAAAATTTCAAGAATTTTTCACTACCCATAAATCTGAATTCCAATTAGAAATCAAAAATTATTACTCTTATAAAAATTCTATTAAAACATTGTTGTTCTTCTATGTTTTTGAACAGAGTTTATAGATTTTATCAATTTTCGAAAATGATATTCAGAAAGAGTCTTTGTTTTAAAAATCGTAATTTTGCAAACTGAAAATGAATCCAAAACATAAATTTCATCAAACATCAGATTTTGCAGTTCTAAGCATCAGTTATGAAAAAGCTGATGCAGAAATCCGTGGAAAATTTGCTTTTTTTGATGACCACATAAAATCTTTTGCCAACAAAATCCACGAAGAGGATTTGGGCGATGCGTTTGTGGTTTCCACTTGCAACAGAACCGAAATCTATTCTACGACCAAGAATTATCTTCATATTGCAGAATTGTATTGTAATACGGTTGGTGTTCAGCTTTCAGACTTTTTGAAATACGTCAATGTTATTCAGCGTGAGGATGCTTTGTTTCATCTTTTCCGGGTTGCAGCAGGTTTGGAAAGTCAGATTATCGGCGATTTCGAGATTGTTTCTCAAATCAAGAACGCCTATCATCGATTCAAAAAGTATAAAGATTTTTCTAATCCTTATTTGGAACGCGCGATTAATTCATCGATTCAAATTTCAAAAAGAATCAAAAACGAAACTGGAATCAGCACTGGTTCAGCTTCGGTTTCTTA
The genomic region above belongs to Epilithonimonas zeae and contains:
- the mreC gene encoding rod shape-determining protein MreC — encoded protein: MGALLRFFSKNALFVFFIFLQLVAIVLIFSKNAMQQSFLAAKTAAFNSWVSGYIDEGTSYLKLKQINEDLVVQNKALMKELYGKEKLDKPVFRRVYDTIGGGQIYTFVDGEVVYNTINRKDNYFTINRGRLQGVSSKMGVIAPRGIAGIVINTTDNYSLVQSVLSTNKIKISASLKKSGYFGTLSWKGDDTRTMTLSDIPKYVPLKVGDTVVTDGKSSIFPAGILVGTVAGYQVDSKTGFWDVSVELSEKIGKLSTVYVVRNLKKSEVQKIDDTLKAQIKKDGQ
- a CDS encoding rod shape-determining protein, producing MGILDMFTQEIAIDLGTANTLIIHNNKIVVDQPSIVAIERSSGKPIAVGEQAKHMQGKTHEDIKTVRPLKDGVIADFHASEHMIKEFIKQIPGIKGKLFQPALRIVICIPSGITEVEKRAVRDSAQKVNAKEVRLIYEPMAAAIGVGIDVQKPEGNMIIDIGGGTTEIAVVALGGIVCDKSVKIAGDVFTNDIAYYLRTHHNLYIGERTAERIKLEVGSAVEELDVPIDDIPVQGRDLITGKPKEIMVNYKEIAKALDKSIIRIEDAVMETLSLTPPELAADIYKTGIYLAGGGALLRGLADRLHRKTGLPVFVAEDPLRAVVRGTGIALKNMDKFNFLIK
- a CDS encoding peptidoglycan D,D-transpeptidase FtsI family protein, which gives rise to MKSQYLRIILALSIIALIFIARLSYLQLFTDRYALNAANTSIKIEYVIPPRGVIFDRNGKILVGNQPAFEISYTAALLKPDFDTLGFCKLLNISKPDFIKTMKNIEKEKYYSKLTPMTFMKNLSREDMARIQELIFKYPAFSIVPRPQRQYEINTSGNLLGYTNQVNDNDIKKDSLYYLPGDIVGKSGIEKAYEKELRGEKGMKYIQKDIRQRSIGSYKNGELDKEVVTGKDLTLTIDYDLQRMAEEMLVNKHGAVVALDPNNGEILTMATGPDIDPNLFTGPNKSRNLYRLANDTIFENKPTFDRSVQAAYPPGSTFKLLTALAAMEMGVMDDKTIFPCGRGFFYRGKSIKGHGGADPLIPSIQVSSNCYFTYAYISIIKKYPGNPSKGVDEWKKIINSFGVGEFLNNDLAVGAKGRIPSGEFYEKRMKSIYKASGSKRTDYKNWDEMPTGAIYNGMGQGDVLLTPMQMANFVAAIANKGWYYTPHVVKSIDGKPNPDPRFKKKHMTLVQNPHFYNVVLQGMEAVMLRGTGRSLMSKDFTQLAKTGTAQVPQGKDNSIFVLIAPADKPKIVVAAVMEHAGFGATWAGPACTTIAEKYITGELKREHLYKKMITSSFMPEYKRQYVADMKRKGWYKEPPKDSIQLKKIKDSLKAIQDKKLKKDSSKVKPLKSKV